DNA from Acidobacteriota bacterium:
TAGTTAGTCTGGAAAAAAACGGTTTATGAGGAGGGAAGTTCGCCGCTTTTTCCAGATCATCTTTAGTCGTGTTCGATCCGCTTCGCGCCGCTTTTTTCAGCGTATCATCGATTATCCTGTGTTTTTCCGCAGCCGTTATCGTTTCGCTGCGTTCATCCTTTTCTATGATTAAATCCGTTTTCCCCGAACGGTCGGAAACAAACAGCTTGTATTCAAGACTATATCCATAAACGAATCCGGCTTTTTCCATGTGCGAAAAATGCAGAAACGGGCTATAACTGTGAGAGTATCTGAAGACAGTGTCTCCTTTCCTGACGAATGAAAAACCATAAAAATCGGCGATTTTTCTTATTGTTTCCCCGTCCCAATCCAGGCTCTGGATCACGAAATTCTCCCCCTTATCGGTCCTTATTAATCCGTAAACTATGAGGTTTCCTTCTGCAGCCGGCACAAAATCCATGATATGGAATGGGACCCATCTCAACTTCATGAAGTCTCCTTCGGGGTTGAACATCTGAATTTTGCGCATCTCGGAGACGATGATGTTGCCATCGCCGTCCAGATAGAGCCGATTGGGGTATTCGAACTCACCGGGACCCTGGCCCTTCCGTCCGAATGTACGGAGATGGTTGCCATTCCCGTTAAATTTATGAATCCTGTGATTTCGCGTATCCAGAACGAAAAGATTTCCCCTATCATCCACCCGGATTACGGCGATGCCGCTAAACATGACGTTTCCGCTGTTCCTATTCCCGATCGCCAAGTCTTCTTCCAGTTCGAACACCAACTCCCCATAGTAGGGTTCTGCAGGGTTTTTAACGACCTGAATGCCATTTGCACAGTTGATTTCAACCGGCCATCCGTCTTTATGTTTCCGACATGACGGGCTGAGAAAAAAGCTTATTAACAACAGGCCGGTGAGGCCGCTTTTTAAATGAGAGCTCATCTTCTGTTCCTGTAATGTTGAGGTTTCTAGGCAAACAACGAAAATATTGACACTCCTTATCCACGCGTTTGCCGATCATTTGATAGGGATTGATAGTTTGTATACCAAGCTTCCAAACTTTTAATTATTCTGTATTTCCATTTAGAACAGACACTATAATTACGGCTTTTGCTCATACGCCTTCTGGTGCATCCTCCCATGCATATCGGTAAAAAAATACATTTTTTGCATTTTTTGTCATCAAAAGGATCCCATACTAAATACTCATAAAAACGGCTTTTAATACACTCTGTGTCAGTTATGTGGCCAACTGAGTGTTCTTTTTCTCCAATATCGGCATAACATTTGTATAAAAACCCTTCGGGATCGACTGCAAAACAACCCCATGTATCAGCAATACACTGTTGATTTTTCTGAGTTGGGATATTTTTAATAATAATGTCCTTTGCTGACAATTTGTTGAAAACCTTTGTTTCTACATCAATAAATTCTTTATACGATATGCATTTGTGTTGATAATCCGAAGCATGATTGAAACAAGTTTGAATTGGAGCTAAATAGACATTGACTTTATTTAATAGTTGTTTGTATTTTAGACTTTCAATAAATTCCAAAACACTTTCATGATTATCTTTATCGATGTTTATTCTTAGATTTATGATAGCGTTGCTTTTCTTTATTACTTTTTCAAGATTACTCATAATGATATCAAACGTCGGTTCCCCGCTTGCTAGTATTCTTCGTTTATCATGTATATATCTTGGCCCATCAACGGTTATCTGAATATTTTTTATCAGATATTCATCTAATACCTTAATTACATCTTTATTTAATAAATATCCATTCGTAATCATTCCTGCAGAATATTCGATATTCCTGTCATTGCAA
Protein-coding regions in this window:
- a CDS encoding 6-bladed beta-propeller, coding for MSSHLKSGLTGLLLISFFLSPSCRKHKDGWPVEINCANGIQVVKNPAEPYYGELVFELEEDLAIGNRNSGNVMFSGIAVIRVDDRGNLFVLDTRNHRIHKFNGNGNHLRTFGRKGQGPGEFEYPNRLYLDGDGNIIVSEMRKIQMFNPEGDFMKLRWVPFHIMDFVPAAEGNLIVYGLIRTDKGENFVIQSLDWDGETIRKIADFYGFSFVRKGDTVFRYSHSYSPFLHFSHMEKAGFVYGYSLEYKLFVSDRSGKTDLIIEKDERSETITAAEKHRIIDDTLKKAARSGSNTTKDDLEKAANFPPHKPFFSRLTTDDQQRIYVWKLKSILDVNTDEEGVECDIFGPDGCFLYTAKFLSPPFLIHDGYLYDKKLIEDTNEEVLVRYRIRNWLKIKSDVPNHAIVPR
- a CDS encoding SPASM domain-containing protein, with amino-acid sequence MKTSYFNIYLSIREEESLLVYNTFSGAFAKIVKEDVKIAQALLSNPNIICDSNEINRLKESLSAGGFIIDNHTDEIKILKLRNRLGRYQRKLFGLTIAPTLDCNFRCDYCYELLKNTTMSKETEENIILFAKRGMKEISVFRVNWYGGEPLLRFDVISRLTEKFILICNDRNIEYSAGMITNGYLLNKDVIKVLDEYLIKNIQITVDGPRYIHDKRRILASGEPTFDIIMSNLEKVIKKSNAIINLRINIDKDNHESVLEFIESLKYKQLLNKVNVYLAPIQTCFNHASDYQHKCISYKEFIDVETKVFNKLSAKDIIIKNIPTQKNQQCIADTWGCFAVDPEGFLYKCYADIGEKEHSVGHITDTECIKSRFYEYLVWDPFDDKKCKKCIFLPICMGGCTRRRMSKSRNYSVCSKWKYRIIKSLEAWYTNYQSLSNDRQTRG